Proteins encoded in a region of the Takifugu flavidus isolate HTHZ2018 chromosome 10, ASM371156v2, whole genome shotgun sequence genome:
- the LOC130533085 gene encoding hepcidin-like encodes MKTFSVAVVAAVLLALICLQESSALPLSEVEDVEVPVMDDNGAAAYEEMPVDSWKMPYTNMRHHRPARCRFCCRCCPGMQGCGICCDF; translated from the exons ATGAAGAccttcagtgttgctgttgttgcggccgtcctgctggccctcatttgtctccaggagagctctgctcttcctctcagtgAA GTGGAAGATGTAGAGGTGCCAGTGATGGATGATAATGGGGCTGCTGCatatgaagagatgccagtggACTCCTGGAAG ATGCCGTATACCAACATGCGCCATCATCGTCCTGCACGCTGCAGGTTTTGCTGTCGATGCTGTCCTGGAATGCAGGGATGTGGAATCTGTTGCGATTTCTAA